From Juglans regia cultivar Chandler chromosome 6, Walnut 2.0, whole genome shotgun sequence, the proteins below share one genomic window:
- the LOC109012906 gene encoding temperature-induced lipocalin-1 — protein MAKKEMEVVKGLDLNRYMGRWYEIASFPSRFQPKNGENTRATYTLKDDGTVNVLNETWSDGKRGYIEGTAYKADTNSDEAKLKVKFYVPPFLPIIPVVGDYWVLYLDDDYGYALIGQPSRKYLWILCRQTHMDEEIYNQLVQRAKDEGYDVSKLHKTPQSDPPPEGEGPSDTKGIWWFKSILGK, from the exons ATGGCAAAGAAAGAGATGGAAGTGGTGAAGGGTCTGGACCTAAATCGGTACATGGGGCGGTGGTATGAGATAGCCTCGTTCCCGTCAAGGTTCCAGCCCAAAAATGGTGAGAACACAAGGGCTACGTACACTTTGAAAGATGATGGAACTGTGAATGTGCTCAATGAGACCTGGTCTGATGGGAAAAGAGGGTACATAGAAGGAACTGCATACAAGGCTGACACCAACAGTGATGAGGCTAAGCTCAAAGTGAAGTTCTATGTGCCTCCATTCCTGCCCATCATCCCTGTGGTCGGGGACTACTGGGTCTTGTACCTTGATGATGATTATGGATATGCCTTGATTGGCCAGCCTAGCAGGAAGTATCTTTGG ATATTATGCAGGCAAACCCATATGGATGAAGAGATATACAATCAGCTAGTTCAAAGGGCCAAAGATGAGGGCTATGATGTGAGCAAACTCCACAAGACGCCACAGAGTGATCCTCCCCCAGAGGGAGAAGGCCCTAGTGACACCAAAGGCATCTGGTGGTTTAAATCCATTTTGGGAAAATAG
- the LOC109012908 gene encoding uncharacterized protein LOC109012908: MSRRSGACFLRWCLVVFAVVSALGVCGPALYWRFKKTVRLGGTTASCPPCICDCPPPLSLLKIAPGLVNLSITDCGSNDPDLKQEMEKQFVDLLTEELKLQEAVAQEHAHHMNITFAEAKRVASQYQREAEKCNAATETCEEARERAEALLIKERKVTSLWERRARKMGWDVE; the protein is encoded by the exons atgtcgAGGCGATCTGGGGCATGCTTCTTGAGGTGGTGTTTGGTGGTTTTTGCAGTGGTATCAGCTCTGGGAGTGTGTGGGCCGGCTCTGTATTGGAGGTTCAAAAAGACTGTGAGGCTGGGGGGTACCACAGCCTCTTGTCCTCCTTGCATCTGTGATTGCCCTCCTCCTCTGTCCCTTCTCAAGATTGCCCCTG GGTTGGTCAATCTGTCCATCACAG ATTGTGGAAGTAATGACCCAGACCTCAAGCAGGAGATGGAGAAGCAATTTGTTGACCTTCTGACAGAGGAGTTGAAGCTGCAAGAGGCTGTTGCTCAGGAGCATGCTCATCATATGAACATTACCTTTGCTGAAGCTAAAAGGGTGGCTTCCCAGTACCAGAGAGAGGCAGAAAAATGCAATGCTGCCACTGAAACCTGTGAGGAGGCCAGAGAGCGGGCTGAGGCATTGCTGATCAAGGAAAGAAAGGTGACTTCATTGTGGGAGCGACGCGCCCGTAAAATGGGTTGGGACGTGGAATAA
- the LOC109012905 gene encoding calmodulin-binding protein 60 E-like isoform X1, giving the protein MESSRSNRVEKRGLEQGVEDDDEHVHGAKKPKLPALASVIVEAVKVDSLQRLCSSLEPLLRKIVSEEVERALTKLGPSPLAGRSPPRIQGPCGKNLQLHFKTRMPPHLFTGGKVEGEQGAAIHVVLLDLNTGSVVQTGLESVAKLNVVVLEGDFNEEADEAWTKEQFEIHEVKEREGKRPLLTGDTQVILKEGIGTLGDLTFTDNSSWIRSRKFRLGIKVAPGYCEGIQILEAKTEAFAVKDHRGELYKKHYPPALHDEVWRLDRIAKDGALHKKLIKAEIVTVEDFLRLLVKDPQRLRSILGSGMSNRMWENTVEHAKTCVLGGKLYIYYTDEIRSTGVVFDNIYELRGLITDGQFLPLESLSHSQKISVDTLVKRAYENWHQVAEYDSKVLNSLASTKKEIRASPAPIADHNYATDQTITTLQNRQQYSSELSTQSHYNNQSVPQLIEFPFVRSIQTPVMTLNKQAVLPGNIDCMSAGTPAVGGSYFSGDWSQPRNEHGSEDVFAEEIRLRSSEMLESDDMQRLLKTYSMGVDVGMGVGFGHPDEACFSYSVEYAPQMDGTSRHEHGRSSGKAVVGWLKLKAALRWGIFVRKRAAERRAQLTEID; this is encoded by the exons ATGGAAAGTTCAAGGAGTAATAGAGTGGAGAAGAGAGGGCTTGAGCAGGGTGTGGAGGATGATGACGAGCATGTTCATGGAGCGAAGAAGCCAAAGTTGCCGGCTTTGGCGAG TGTAATTGTGGAAGCTGTGAAGGTAGATAGTTTGCAAAGACTTTGCTCATCTTTGGAGCCTCTTCTCCGCAAAATT GTCAGTGAAGAAGTGGAGCGTGCTTTGACAAAACTAGGACCTTCTCCACTGGCTGGAAG GTCTCCACCAAGAATACAAGGTCCATGTGGAAAAAACCTGCAACttcatttcaaaacaagaatGCCACCTCACCTATTCACAGGTGGAAAGGTTGAGGGAGAGCAAGGAGCAGCCATCCACGTTGTCTTGCTAGACCTGAATACAGGCAGTGTTGTGCAAACTGGGCTGGAATCAGTAGCGAAACTGAACGTTGTGGTGCTTGAAGGAGATTTCAATGAGGAGGCTGATGAGGCTTGGACCAAAGAGCAGTTTGAAATCCATGAAGTAAAGGAACGTGAAGGGAAAAGACCACTTCTAACTGGGGATACACAGGTGATCCTCAAGGAAGGCATAGGAACTCTCGGAGATCTTACTTTCACTGACAATTCTAGCTGGATAAGGAGCAGGAAGTTTAGGCTTGGCATTAAGGTTGCCCCTGGATATTGTGAGGGAATTCAAATTCTTGAGGCTAAAACAGAGGCTTTTGCGGTGAAAGATCATAGGGGTGAAT TATACAAGAAGCATTACCCTCCTGCTTTGCATGACGAAGTTTGGAGATTGGATAGAATAGCAAAGGATGGAGCACTGCACAAAAAGTTAATCAAGGCTGAAATTGTTACTGTTGAAGATTTCCTCCGCCTTCTTGTCAAGGATCCACAGAGACTAAGAAGT ATCCTTGGAAGTGGAATGTCCAACAGGATGTGGGAGAATACAGTGGAGCATGCAAAGACTTGTGTCTTGGGTGGGAAGCTTTACATTTACTACACTGATGAAATCCGCAGCACTGGCGTTGTGTTCGACAATATTTATGAGCTCAGAGGCCTTATAACGGATGGGCAGTTCCTCCCTCTGGAGTCGCTTTCCCACAGTCAAAAG ATTTCAGTGGATACTCTGGTGAAGAGAGCATACGAGAATTGGCATCAAGTTGCGGAATATGATAGCAAAGTCCTGAACTCCCTCGCCAGTACTAAGAAGGAGATAAGAGCCTCACCTGCACCAATAGCTGACCACAACTATGCCACAGATCAGACTATAACAACTCTTCAGAACAGGCAGCAATATAGCTCTGAATTGAGCACACAAAGTCACTATAACAACCAATCAGTCCCTCAGTTGATTGAATTTCCATTTGTGAGGTCTATTCAAACACCAGTTATGACATTAAATAAACAAGCAGTATTACCAGGCAACATAGATTGTATGTCAGCTGGAACTCCTGCAGTTGGTGGTTCATATTTTTCAGGAGATTGGTCTCAACCAAGGAATGAACACGGATCAGAAGATGTTTTTGCTGAGGAAATCCGCCTTAGGAGTTCGGAGATGTTGGAGAGTGATGACATGCAGAGGCTGCTAAAGACATATAGTATGGGCGTCGATGTTGGAATGGGGGTTGGTTTTGGTCATCCCGATGAGGCTTGTTTCTCTTACAGTGTAGAATATGCGCCTCAGATGGATGGGACATCTAGGCATGAGCATGGCCGGAGCTCAGGGAAAGCTGTTGTTGGATGGCTTAAACTTAAAGCCGCTTTAAGGTGGGGGATATTCGTGAGGAAGAGAGCTGCAGAAAGGAGAGCTCAGCTTACTGAGATAGATTGA
- the LOC109012905 gene encoding calmodulin-binding protein 60 E-like isoform X2, with product MPPHLFTGGKVEGEQGAAIHVVLLDLNTGSVVQTGLESVAKLNVVVLEGDFNEEADEAWTKEQFEIHEVKEREGKRPLLTGDTQVILKEGIGTLGDLTFTDNSSWIRSRKFRLGIKVAPGYCEGIQILEAKTEAFAVKDHRGELYKKHYPPALHDEVWRLDRIAKDGALHKKLIKAEIVTVEDFLRLLVKDPQRLRSILGSGMSNRMWENTVEHAKTCVLGGKLYIYYTDEIRSTGVVFDNIYELRGLITDGQFLPLESLSHSQKISVDTLVKRAYENWHQVAEYDSKVLNSLASTKKEIRASPAPIADHNYATDQTITTLQNRQQYSSELSTQSHYNNQSVPQLIEFPFVRSIQTPVMTLNKQAVLPGNIDCMSAGTPAVGGSYFSGDWSQPRNEHGSEDVFAEEIRLRSSEMLESDDMQRLLKTYSMGVDVGMGVGFGHPDEACFSYSVEYAPQMDGTSRHEHGRSSGKAVVGWLKLKAALRWGIFVRKRAAERRAQLTEID from the exons atGCCACCTCACCTATTCACAGGTGGAAAGGTTGAGGGAGAGCAAGGAGCAGCCATCCACGTTGTCTTGCTAGACCTGAATACAGGCAGTGTTGTGCAAACTGGGCTGGAATCAGTAGCGAAACTGAACGTTGTGGTGCTTGAAGGAGATTTCAATGAGGAGGCTGATGAGGCTTGGACCAAAGAGCAGTTTGAAATCCATGAAGTAAAGGAACGTGAAGGGAAAAGACCACTTCTAACTGGGGATACACAGGTGATCCTCAAGGAAGGCATAGGAACTCTCGGAGATCTTACTTTCACTGACAATTCTAGCTGGATAAGGAGCAGGAAGTTTAGGCTTGGCATTAAGGTTGCCCCTGGATATTGTGAGGGAATTCAAATTCTTGAGGCTAAAACAGAGGCTTTTGCGGTGAAAGATCATAGGGGTGAAT TATACAAGAAGCATTACCCTCCTGCTTTGCATGACGAAGTTTGGAGATTGGATAGAATAGCAAAGGATGGAGCACTGCACAAAAAGTTAATCAAGGCTGAAATTGTTACTGTTGAAGATTTCCTCCGCCTTCTTGTCAAGGATCCACAGAGACTAAGAAGT ATCCTTGGAAGTGGAATGTCCAACAGGATGTGGGAGAATACAGTGGAGCATGCAAAGACTTGTGTCTTGGGTGGGAAGCTTTACATTTACTACACTGATGAAATCCGCAGCACTGGCGTTGTGTTCGACAATATTTATGAGCTCAGAGGCCTTATAACGGATGGGCAGTTCCTCCCTCTGGAGTCGCTTTCCCACAGTCAAAAG ATTTCAGTGGATACTCTGGTGAAGAGAGCATACGAGAATTGGCATCAAGTTGCGGAATATGATAGCAAAGTCCTGAACTCCCTCGCCAGTACTAAGAAGGAGATAAGAGCCTCACCTGCACCAATAGCTGACCACAACTATGCCACAGATCAGACTATAACAACTCTTCAGAACAGGCAGCAATATAGCTCTGAATTGAGCACACAAAGTCACTATAACAACCAATCAGTCCCTCAGTTGATTGAATTTCCATTTGTGAGGTCTATTCAAACACCAGTTATGACATTAAATAAACAAGCAGTATTACCAGGCAACATAGATTGTATGTCAGCTGGAACTCCTGCAGTTGGTGGTTCATATTTTTCAGGAGATTGGTCTCAACCAAGGAATGAACACGGATCAGAAGATGTTTTTGCTGAGGAAATCCGCCTTAGGAGTTCGGAGATGTTGGAGAGTGATGACATGCAGAGGCTGCTAAAGACATATAGTATGGGCGTCGATGTTGGAATGGGGGTTGGTTTTGGTCATCCCGATGAGGCTTGTTTCTCTTACAGTGTAGAATATGCGCCTCAGATGGATGGGACATCTAGGCATGAGCATGGCCGGAGCTCAGGGAAAGCTGTTGTTGGATGGCTTAAACTTAAAGCCGCTTTAAGGTGGGGGATATTCGTGAGGAAGAGAGCTGCAGAAAGGAGAGCTCAGCTTACTGAGATAGATTGA